In the genome of Meles meles chromosome 16, mMelMel3.1 paternal haplotype, whole genome shotgun sequence, one region contains:
- the LOC123926318 gene encoding olfactory receptor 2T8-like, which produces MMKTLSSISSFAVLLLFELMNIWNTTTDFILLGLFNHTEAHLFLFVMVLTIAFTSLLGNALMIFLIHQDVRLHTPMYFLLSQLSLMDMMLVSTIVPKMAADYLTGLKSISPSGCGLQIFFFITLEGGECFLLASMSYDRYVAVCHPLRYVVLMSWKLYLRLTVGSWFLGAADGLVQAAATLSFPFCHAREINHFFCEAPTLVRLACANTSVFENVMYICCVLMLLVPFSLILISYSLIFAAVLQMHSREARKKAFATCSSHLSVVGLFYGAAIFIYMRPKSYRSANHDKIVSVFYTIFTPLLNPIIYSMRNSDVKEALRKCMGQCATISTD; this is translated from the coding sequence ATGATGAAAactctatcatctatctcttcATTTGCAGTGTTGCTCTTGTTTGAACTCATGAACATTTGGAACACCACCACAGATTTCATTCTCCTAGGACTCTTTAATCACACAGAAGcccatctatttctttttgtgatgGTTCTCACAATTGCCTTCACTTCCTTACTAGGCAATGCCCTCATGATTTTCCTGATTCATCAGGATGTCCGGCTTCACACTCCCATGTACTTCCTATTGAGCCAACTCTCCCTCATGGACATGATGCTAGTCTCCACCATTGTGCCCAAAATGGCAGCTGACTACCTGACTGGCCTGAAGTCCATTTCTCCTTCTGGCTGTGGGTTGCAGATCTTCTTCTTCATCACTTTGGAAGGGGGCGAGTGTTTCCTCTTGGCATCCatgtcctatgaccgctatgtggctgTTTGCCACCCACTGCGATATGTCGTTCTCATGAGCTGGAAATTATACCTGAGATTGACTGTGGGGTCTTGGTTCCTGGGGGCAGCTGATGGCCTCGTGCAGGCTGCTGCTACCCTGAGTTTTCCATTTTGCCATGCACGTGAGAtcaatcatttcttctgtgaggcCCCTACTCTGGTGCGTTTGGCTTGTGCCAACACATCGGTCTTTGAAAATGTCATGTACATCTGCTGTGTATTAATGCTCTTGGTCCCATTTTCTCTCATCCTGATTTCCTATAGTCTTATCTTTGCTGCAGTTCTCCAGATGCATTCCAGAGAAGCCCGCAAGAAGGCTTTTGCTACATGTTCCTCACATCTCTCTGTGGTGGGACTCTTTTATGGAGCTGCTATTTTTATCTATATGAGacccaaatcctacaggtcagcTAACCATGATAAAATAGTGTCAGTGTTCTATACTATCTTCACTCCTTTGTTAAACCCCATCATCTATAGTATGAGGAACAGTGACGTCAAGGAAGCCCTGAGAAAGTGTATGGGTCAGTGTGCTACCATAAGTACTGACTAA